The Longimicrobium sp. genomic sequence CTGGGGCCGCTGCCGTCCGCCGAGGCGGGCGACGAGCTGCGGCGGCTGCGGGCGGAGAACGCCGTGCTGGTGTCGCGCACGGCCGAGGCGCGCAAGCGGATCACCGGTCTGCTGGCGCGCCTCGCCGTGCTGGAGCAGCGCAGATGAGCCGCCCCCCGCGCCGACCGCCCCCGCCGCGCCACACCGTGGCGGTGGAGATCGCGGGCGAGAAGCACGTCCTGCGCAGCGACGTGCCGCCCGAGTACACGCGCGCCGTGGCCGCTCACGTCGACGCCACCATCCGCGCGCTCCCCGGCTTCCAGACGCTGGAGCCCTTCCGCGCCGCCACCCTGGCCGCG encodes the following:
- a CDS encoding cell division protein ZapA, giving the protein MSRPPRRPPPPRHTVAVEIAGEKHVLRSDVPPEYTRAVAAHVDATIRALPGFQTLEPFRAATLAALSITDELFRAREEIKRLREEAAERALAIAESLEEAEAASSERKPARRPGAAP